A window from Armatimonas rosea encodes these proteins:
- a CDS encoding CRTAC1 family protein, giving the protein MKSWLTSLVLLATLGLAAHAQPFQDKTAALGLALGNDQACWVDLDNDGFTDLCASGTVWHNEQGQRFTKRAEGVGLVVAADFDNDGFADLFSWSQLKLWHNNGGKSFTETPLPTLPACVSRGACWGDFNGDGFVDLFIGGYEDWDRGITYPSLLLLNQKGKGFTLAWQDATYRARGVTACDYDRSGSLDIYVSNYRLQPNRLWRNDGAAHFTDIAPDVQALATTPSFEGGHSIGACWGDFDNDGHFDLFAGNFAHVDSRGDQPKSRFLRNLGPTGGYHFDDKGECGVFYQESYASPAAGDFNNDGNLDLIFTTVYGVASFSRPNFPVLYQNRGNFVFTDATAAAGVSNLPPTYQAAWADIDNDGDLDLVCGGKLFVYQGSPNTHWLEVQLVGDGKRVNASAIGAQVRLTLKDKTLTRQVEAGTGEGNQNDLTLHFGLGAGTSRVTLEILWPDGKVQTIKRAKPDQRLRVTYRR; this is encoded by the coding sequence ATGAAATCTTGGCTCACCTCGCTCGTGCTGTTGGCAACCTTGGGGCTCGCCGCCCACGCTCAGCCATTTCAAGACAAGACTGCGGCACTCGGGCTCGCACTGGGCAACGACCAGGCGTGCTGGGTGGACCTCGACAACGATGGCTTCACCGATCTCTGCGCCTCAGGGACGGTGTGGCACAACGAGCAGGGTCAGAGATTCACCAAGCGCGCCGAGGGGGTTGGGCTGGTGGTCGCGGCGGACTTCGACAACGATGGCTTTGCCGATCTCTTCTCCTGGAGCCAGCTCAAGCTCTGGCACAACAACGGCGGCAAGAGCTTCACCGAGACGCCCCTTCCCACGCTACCCGCGTGTGTCTCCCGCGGCGCGTGCTGGGGGGACTTCAATGGCGATGGCTTCGTGGATCTCTTTATCGGCGGCTACGAGGACTGGGACCGGGGGATCACCTACCCCAGCCTGCTCCTGCTCAACCAGAAGGGCAAGGGCTTCACGCTCGCCTGGCAGGACGCGACCTACCGTGCGCGTGGCGTCACGGCCTGCGACTACGACCGCAGCGGGTCGCTCGATATCTATGTCTCCAACTACCGCCTCCAGCCCAACCGGCTCTGGCGCAACGACGGCGCGGCACACTTCACCGATATCGCCCCCGATGTGCAGGCCCTCGCCACCACGCCAAGCTTCGAGGGCGGCCACTCGATCGGGGCGTGCTGGGGGGACTTCGACAACGACGGTCACTTCGATCTCTTTGCGGGCAACTTCGCCCATGTGGATAGTCGCGGCGACCAGCCCAAGAGCCGCTTTCTGCGCAATCTCGGTCCCACGGGCGGCTACCACTTCGACGACAAAGGCGAGTGCGGGGTCTTCTACCAGGAGTCCTATGCCAGCCCCGCGGCGGGTGACTTCAACAACGACGGCAACCTAGACTTGATCTTCACGACGGTCTACGGGGTCGCCTCGTTCAGCCGCCCCAACTTCCCCGTGCTCTACCAGAACCGCGGCAACTTTGTCTTCACCGATGCCACCGCAGCGGCGGGCGTGAGCAACCTACCCCCCACCTACCAAGCCGCCTGGGCAGACATCGACAACGACGGCGACTTGGACCTCGTCTGCGGCGGCAAGCTCTTTGTCTATCAAGGCTCCCCCAACACCCACTGGCTAGAAGTGCAGCTTGTCGGCGATGGCAAGCGCGTAAACGCCTCGGCGATTGGGGCACAGGTGCGGCTCACGCTCAAGGACAAGACCCTCACCCGACAAGTGGAAGCAGGAACCGGCGAGGGCAACCAGAACGACCTCACGCTTCATTTCGGCCTCGGCGCGGGGACGTCCCGTGTCACGCTTGAGATCCTCTGGCCCGATGGAAAAGTGCAGACCATCAAGCGCGCCAAGCCCGACCAGCGCCTGAGGGTTACCTACCGCAGGTAG
- a CDS encoding ThuA domain-containing protein, with protein sequence MTKIVFLAGTKSHGPGDHEYEKGMRLFAKALAPFAHTEVHLYGWPDDETTLRDADCIVLYADGSDHNERDHPLLIGNRMAVLEQQMKRGCGLVTLHYATFCPLVHSQKYLAWVGGHFDYESGPGANHWASAIQHFESTPSFIAHPITAGVVPFTVKEEWYYRMRLNPKTVQPLVQVTPPGEKQPETVAWCVSRPDGGRGFACTGGHLHQNWALPGYQRLIAQGILWAAKAQGTPAFVPLDDPLRVQILTGKHHPAHNWQQTTPALQEILGTDTRVQTTVCENPEALELARTDVLVLNYCNWESPSLSPAKRTQLLEFVRRGGGLVLVHFANGAWRDWPEYFGGLARRVWVDGKANHDAYGPFTVTVAQPTHRLTAGLPTSFPTTDELYCSQVGELAVEPLLTARSKVTGKDEPLAYVYSEGKGRIFQTLLGHDAGALRTPAHAELIRRAVAWVGGREVLATPLAPAGRGDIPPSDGGRGGAYEAKGDARWQEPPLTISCRARLFSKSGFNILIASSHKDSPRHWELYTEAGTGKLAVYLPGAAPTNVVADTDLCDGKWHAVRFEYLPGSATLFVDEKRVVEVPLGMAHVTAAVGPLWIGCYPPQGLGCDGQLEDIQIASRGKVLARFTLKGNEGLKRVDGRTNTSDAAPWKLELTGKWPKVEKKTSMDWRESGNDAGRMRHAKLTQVNKKTVKGLKPAWEFRTGDAAAGTTIECTPIVVEGVMYLTTVKLRIVALEAATGKPIWVYDPKSSGVHRGLTYWSDGKVARILAALPTGQLLSLDARTGMPDPAFGKNGIVQLRDGYTRDLSKLNYGCTSALALFENTVIVPIINSEGQPGAPGDIRAFDVRTGKEVWRFHTVPEPGEFGNDTWAKDSWRERSGTNAWSGYTVDTKNAIVFASTGSAASDFYGADRHGQNLFANCLIALDARTGKRLWHFQTVHHDLWDHDNPCPPTLCTVKGKECVALPTKTGFVYVFERKTGKSLFPIVEKPVPPSDIPGEIAWPTQPMPLAPPPLTPQVITDADLTVPTNGRRYGTWRLPPSLEGTICTPGFHGGANWSGASFDPATGYLFVNTNNVPSVVQLKANGNGGYDFMGYNWLRDKDGRPGVKPPWGSLTAVDLTKGTFAWRIPLGHYPDLADKTTGTENFGGSIVTEGGLVFIASTRDEHLRAFDKDTGKLLWEHKLPAGGYACPATYSVNGKQFIVIAAGGGGKLGTKSGDSYVAFAL encoded by the coding sequence ATGACAAAGATCGTCTTTCTGGCAGGCACGAAGAGCCATGGCCCCGGTGACCACGAGTACGAAAAGGGCATGCGGCTCTTTGCCAAGGCACTGGCCCCCTTTGCCCACACCGAGGTGCATCTCTACGGCTGGCCGGACGACGAGACAACCCTCCGCGACGCGGACTGTATCGTGCTCTATGCCGATGGCTCCGATCACAATGAGCGCGACCATCCCCTCCTCATCGGCAACCGCATGGCCGTACTCGAGCAGCAGATGAAGCGCGGCTGCGGCCTGGTGACCCTGCACTACGCGACGTTCTGCCCACTCGTGCACAGCCAGAAATATCTCGCGTGGGTTGGCGGTCACTTCGACTACGAGAGTGGCCCTGGGGCCAACCACTGGGCCTCGGCGATCCAGCACTTCGAGTCCACGCCAAGCTTTATCGCGCACCCCATCACCGCGGGAGTGGTGCCCTTCACGGTCAAAGAGGAGTGGTACTATCGGATGCGCCTCAACCCCAAGACCGTCCAGCCGCTGGTGCAGGTCACCCCGCCAGGGGAGAAGCAACCGGAGACAGTTGCCTGGTGCGTGAGCCGCCCCGACGGCGGCCGTGGGTTCGCTTGCACGGGCGGGCACTTGCACCAGAACTGGGCGCTCCCCGGCTACCAAAGGCTGATCGCGCAAGGGATTCTGTGGGCAGCCAAGGCACAAGGGACGCCCGCCTTTGTCCCGCTCGACGATCCGCTGCGCGTGCAGATTCTCACCGGCAAGCACCACCCCGCCCACAACTGGCAGCAGACCACCCCCGCGCTCCAAGAGATCCTCGGCACCGACACGCGTGTCCAGACCACGGTCTGTGAGAACCCGGAGGCGCTGGAGCTGGCCCGCACCGATGTGCTGGTCCTCAACTACTGCAACTGGGAGAGCCCCAGCCTGAGCCCGGCCAAGCGCACCCAGCTTCTTGAGTTTGTCCGTCGCGGCGGCGGGCTGGTCCTCGTCCACTTTGCCAACGGTGCCTGGCGCGACTGGCCCGAGTACTTTGGCGGCCTCGCCCGTCGGGTCTGGGTGGATGGCAAGGCCAACCACGATGCCTACGGCCCCTTCACGGTGACTGTCGCGCAGCCCACGCACCGGCTCACTGCGGGCCTTCCCACGAGCTTCCCCACCACCGATGAGCTCTACTGCTCCCAGGTCGGTGAGCTTGCCGTCGAGCCGCTCCTGACCGCACGCTCTAAGGTGACCGGCAAGGACGAGCCACTGGCCTATGTCTATTCTGAGGGTAAGGGCCGGATCTTCCAGACCCTCCTTGGCCACGATGCCGGAGCGCTCCGAACGCCCGCCCACGCCGAGCTGATCCGCCGCGCGGTCGCGTGGGTGGGCGGGCGAGAGGTGCTTGCCACCCCCCTAGCACCCGCCGGGCGGGGGGACATTCCCCCGTCGGACGGGGGCCGAGGGGGGGCCTACGAAGCCAAGGGCGATGCGCGGTGGCAGGAGCCGCCGCTGACGATCTCGTGCCGGGCGCGGCTCTTCTCCAAGAGCGGCTTCAATATCTTGATCGCGAGCAGCCACAAAGACTCGCCGCGCCACTGGGAGCTCTACACGGAGGCAGGGACGGGAAAACTCGCGGTCTATCTGCCCGGCGCGGCCCCGACCAATGTGGTGGCCGACACCGATCTCTGCGACGGCAAGTGGCACGCGGTGCGCTTTGAGTACCTGCCGGGGAGCGCGACTCTCTTTGTGGACGAGAAGCGGGTCGTGGAGGTGCCGCTGGGGATGGCGCACGTGACGGCGGCGGTGGGGCCGCTCTGGATCGGGTGCTACCCCCCGCAAGGGCTGGGTTGTGATGGCCAGCTTGAGGACATTCAGATCGCCAGCCGGGGGAAGGTGCTGGCGCGGTTTACGCTGAAAGGAAATGAGGGCTTGAAGAGAGTGGACGGACGAACCAATACCAGCGATGCGGCTCCCTGGAAGCTGGAGCTGACGGGCAAGTGGCCCAAGGTAGAGAAAAAGACCAGCATGGACTGGCGCGAGTCGGGCAACGACGCCGGGCGAATGCGACACGCCAAGCTCACGCAGGTGAACAAGAAGACCGTGAAGGGCCTCAAGCCTGCCTGGGAGTTTCGGACGGGCGATGCGGCGGCAGGGACCACCATCGAGTGCACGCCTATTGTCGTGGAGGGCGTGATGTACCTGACGACCGTCAAGCTGCGGATTGTCGCGCTGGAGGCCGCGACTGGCAAGCCGATCTGGGTCTACGATCCCAAGTCCAGCGGGGTGCACCGGGGGCTGACCTACTGGAGCGATGGTAAGGTCGCACGAATCTTGGCGGCGCTTCCGACGGGCCAGCTCCTCTCACTCGATGCACGCACCGGAATGCCGGACCCCGCATTTGGCAAGAACGGGATCGTGCAGCTCCGCGACGGCTACACGCGCGATCTCTCCAAGCTCAACTACGGGTGCACATCGGCGCTGGCGCTCTTTGAGAACACCGTGATCGTCCCCATCATCAACTCCGAGGGACAGCCCGGTGCTCCCGGCGATATCCGCGCCTTCGATGTCCGCACCGGCAAGGAGGTCTGGCGCTTCCACACCGTCCCCGAGCCCGGCGAGTTTGGCAACGACACCTGGGCCAAGGACTCCTGGCGCGAGCGCTCGGGCACCAACGCCTGGTCGGGCTACACGGTCGATACCAAGAACGCAATTGTCTTTGCGTCCACGGGCTCCGCTGCGTCGGATTTCTACGGCGCGGACCGGCACGGGCAGAATCTCTTCGCCAACTGCCTGATCGCACTGGATGCCCGCACCGGCAAGCGCCTCTGGCACTTCCAGACCGTCCACCACGATCTCTGGGACCACGACAACCCCTGCCCCCCCACCCTCTGCACCGTCAAGGGCAAGGAGTGTGTCGCGCTGCCCACCAAGACGGGCTTTGTCTATGTCTTTGAGCGCAAGACGGGCAAGTCGCTCTTTCCGATTGTCGAGAAGCCGGTGCCACCCTCGGACATTCCCGGCGAGATAGCCTGGCCGACCCAGCCCATGCCGCTCGCGCCGCCCCCGCTCACGCCCCAGGTCATCACCGATGCCGACCTCACCGTTCCCACCAACGGGCGGCGCTACGGCACCTGGCGGCTGCCCCCGAGCCTGGAGGGGACGATCTGTACGCCGGGCTTCCACGGCGGGGCGAACTGGAGCGGCGCTTCCTTTGACCCCGCCACCGGCTATCTTTTTGTCAATACCAACAATGTCCCCAGTGTCGTCCAGCTCAAGGCCAACGGCAACGGCGGCTATGATTTTATGGGCTACAACTGGCTCCGCGACAAAGACGGCCGCCCCGGTGTGAAGCCGCCGTGGGGCAGCCTGACCGCCGTCGATCTCACTAAAGGGACTTTTGCCTGGCGCATCCCCCTGGGCCACTACCCCGACCTCGCTGATAAAACCACGGGCACGGAGAACTTTGGCGGCTCGATTGTCACGGAGGGCGGCTTGGTCTTTATCGCCTCCACCCGCGACGAGCACCTGCGCGCTTTCGACAAAGACACCGGCAAGCTCCTCTGGGAGCACAAGCTGCCTGCAGGGGGCTATGCCTGCCCCGCCACCTACTCGGTCAATGGGAAGCAGTTTATTGTGATCGCGGCAGGCGGCGGCGGCAAGCTGGGCACCAAGTCCGGCGATAGCTACGTCGCGTTTGCCCTCTAG
- a CDS encoding type II secretion system protein: MLSLSSTTRHHNRRGFTLIELLVVIAIIAILAAILFPVFAQARDKARSAACLSNTKQLSLGVIMYSQDYDETLPVIGYNQMCRGRWQWQIYPYVKNEKVFTCPNINQPWRATQFAYTGVANSGCPGTTVMVGADNNGGYGWSYGLSHAYENNGGGPPSAYTAPGLSLSQIAKPAETLCIGETGYPNQDGTPNGTGWGMWVTDPRSTIPAGTTAAGLIPQFRHNATQFRTDNPAGLRIATEGRANFAFLDGHSKNLSVGQAFQLAPVVNGQYVEDGEVLLNPAGYSGSNPSHHAPWVLWNTY; the protein is encoded by the coding sequence ATGTTGTCACTATCGTCTACGACAAGACACCACAATCGGCGAGGCTTCACCCTCATCGAGCTTCTTGTTGTCATTGCTATTATCGCCATCTTGGCTGCTATTCTCTTCCCTGTCTTTGCGCAAGCACGCGACAAGGCACGCTCTGCCGCGTGTCTCTCCAATACCAAGCAGCTCTCCCTCGGGGTAATCATGTACTCCCAGGACTACGACGAGACCCTGCCCGTGATTGGCTACAACCAGATGTGCCGCGGGCGCTGGCAGTGGCAGATCTATCCCTATGTCAAGAACGAGAAGGTCTTTACCTGCCCCAACATCAACCAGCCCTGGCGCGCGACCCAGTTCGCCTATACGGGCGTGGCCAACAGTGGCTGCCCCGGCACGACCGTGATGGTGGGAGCCGACAACAACGGCGGCTACGGCTGGAGCTACGGGCTCTCCCATGCCTACGAGAACAACGGCGGAGGCCCCCCCAGCGCCTACACCGCACCGGGCCTCTCGCTCTCCCAGATCGCAAAGCCGGCGGAGACGCTCTGCATTGGGGAGACGGGCTATCCCAACCAGGACGGCACGCCCAACGGCACGGGCTGGGGAATGTGGGTTACCGACCCGCGCAGCACAATCCCCGCGGGCACGACCGCAGCCGGGCTCATCCCGCAGTTCCGCCACAACGCCACCCAGTTCCGCACCGACAACCCCGCGGGCCTGAGGATCGCCACCGAAGGACGCGCCAACTTTGCGTTCCTCGACGGTCACTCCAAGAACCTCAGTGTGGGCCAGGCGTTCCAGCTCGCCCCGGTGGTCAACGGGCAGTATGTCGAGGATGGGGAGGTTCTCCTAAACCCCGCCGGCTACTCGGGGAGCAACCCATCGCACCACGCCCCCTGGGTGCTCTGGAACACCTACTAG
- a CDS encoding acyltransferase family protein encodes MSKVAERLYRIDTLRFFLALCVVCFHLARSEFFAQVAMPHALRTLLLGLFNGQAAVVAFFLISGLCIHFPFRKKDKPLALGAFYTRRLVRISTPLLVALGLSLLIGCYAALSSVMWSLYCEIVYYALYPLFLWVSRRTSWTPLLAVFGGLSAFLIYSGAPRGYMHEFGPFLNWLVWLPLWLLGCRLAENTRFPKLSTLPLWLVRAAMVILASLCLLATWKSSVGLPRTVFLLAFPAYFWIAAEVGSFVSTPLAQRLESLGAWSYSLYLVHPMLLWAGDRVFKAQGQALPLGVVPVALGAALGIAYGFYLLVEKPSVRLARVLGERVK; translated from the coding sequence ATGAGTAAGGTTGCCGAGCGGCTCTACCGGATCGATACCCTGCGCTTCTTCCTGGCGCTCTGCGTGGTCTGCTTCCACCTTGCCCGCTCGGAGTTCTTTGCCCAGGTCGCGATGCCCCATGCGCTCCGCACGCTCCTGCTGGGGCTCTTCAACGGTCAGGCGGCCGTGGTGGCGTTCTTTCTTATCTCGGGGCTCTGTATCCACTTCCCGTTCCGCAAGAAAGATAAGCCGCTCGCGCTGGGAGCGTTCTACACCCGGCGCCTAGTGCGCATCAGCACGCCACTGCTCGTCGCGCTGGGGCTGAGCCTGCTGATCGGCTGCTACGCGGCGCTGAGCTCCGTGATGTGGAGCCTGTACTGCGAGATTGTCTACTACGCCCTCTACCCGCTCTTTCTCTGGGTGAGCCGGCGCACCTCCTGGACTCCCTTGCTGGCGGTCTTTGGCGGGCTCTCTGCGTTCCTGATCTACTCGGGGGCGCCGCGCGGCTACATGCACGAGTTTGGCCCGTTTCTCAACTGGCTAGTCTGGCTCCCGCTCTGGCTTTTGGGCTGCCGGCTTGCGGAGAACACGCGCTTTCCCAAGCTCAGTACTCTCCCGCTCTGGCTGGTGCGGGCGGCGATGGTTATTCTGGCGAGCCTGTGCCTTCTGGCGACCTGGAAATCATCGGTGGGGCTCCCGCGCACGGTCTTTCTGCTCGCGTTCCCTGCCTACTTCTGGATCGCGGCCGAGGTGGGCTCGTTTGTGAGCACGCCGCTGGCGCAGCGCCTGGAGAGCCTGGGAGCCTGGAGCTACTCGCTCTACTTGGTTCACCCGATGCTGCTCTGGGCGGGGGATCGGGTCTTTAAGGCGCAGGGGCAGGCGTTGCCGCTGGGAGTGGTTCCTGTGGCTCTCGGCGCGGCGCTGGGGATCGCCTATGGGTTCTACCTGCTGGTCGAGAAGCCGTCGGTGCGGCTCGCACGGGTGCTGGGGGAGAGGGTGAAGTAG
- a CDS encoding redoxin family protein, translating to MVRNRFVWTLGMSALLLGGAVLASATKPAPPAGLGSYLAKKATAIVFVGVSCPIANRHAPELATLAKTAKARGGRLVLVYSNPGDQATAKTHAARYGLSEAVVVCDPDQKLKSALGATVTPQAFVLNADGKVLYSGRVSDDSVGQAKSRGAAALHHELADALTAALAGKPVKVAKTEPVGCTIEPISPTSGGQGASPTYAEHIAPILNANCVSCHRAGEIGPMKLDSYAGAKAVAANIAQVTEKKLMPPWKPVEGHGEFTGVRKLSDAQIQLISLWAKSGAPAGNLAKAPAPPKFVKGWTLGEPDLVLKMPQSYQVAPSGADVYRCFVLPTGVTEDKEVVAVEYRAGNKAVVHHVIGYLDTQGRARKMDEAEAGPGYTSFGGPGFFPDGELDGWAPGKLPYFLPDGIARPLPKGSDLVMQVHYHSNGKPEEDITQVGIYFAKKPITKHLGILPLIAPLNIPAGEASYNTAMTFPLPFDAKAVFVIPHMHLLGREIGVEAKLPDGTKKPLIQINDWDFNWQDSYNYKDFVALPKGTQLTLKARYDNSAANPRQPNNPPKSVAWGEATTDEMCIAFIGYIADNEDDPMAKLFNSVRKSGQTEKILRQLTEKR from the coding sequence ATGGTACGGAACCGTTTTGTCTGGACGCTGGGGATGTCGGCGCTTCTTTTGGGGGGCGCGGTGCTGGCAAGTGCCACAAAGCCCGCACCACCTGCGGGGCTGGGCTCGTATCTCGCGAAGAAGGCGACCGCGATTGTCTTTGTCGGGGTGTCTTGCCCGATCGCCAACCGCCACGCTCCGGAGCTCGCCACACTGGCCAAGACCGCCAAGGCGCGGGGAGGGCGGCTCGTGCTGGTCTATAGCAACCCCGGCGACCAAGCGACCGCAAAGACCCACGCGGCAAGGTATGGCCTCAGCGAGGCTGTAGTTGTCTGTGACCCCGACCAGAAGCTCAAGAGTGCGCTCGGGGCGACCGTGACCCCCCAGGCCTTTGTGCTCAACGCCGATGGCAAGGTGCTCTACTCGGGGCGGGTGAGCGATGACAGTGTGGGGCAGGCCAAGTCCCGTGGCGCGGCGGCGCTCCACCACGAGCTGGCCGATGCCCTGACCGCGGCGCTGGCAGGCAAGCCCGTCAAGGTCGCCAAGACCGAGCCCGTGGGCTGCACCATCGAGCCAATTTCCCCCACGAGTGGGGGCCAGGGGGCTTCTCCGACCTACGCCGAGCATATCGCCCCGATCCTCAATGCCAACTGTGTCTCCTGCCACCGGGCGGGGGAGATCGGCCCGATGAAGCTCGACAGCTACGCCGGCGCGAAGGCGGTTGCGGCCAATATCGCTCAGGTGACCGAGAAGAAGCTCATGCCGCCCTGGAAGCCGGTCGAGGGCCACGGCGAGTTCACGGGAGTCCGCAAGCTCAGCGATGCCCAGATCCAGCTTATCTCCCTCTGGGCCAAGTCCGGCGCGCCCGCAGGTAATCTTGCCAAGGCACCCGCGCCGCCTAAGTTTGTGAAGGGCTGGACGCTCGGCGAGCCCGATCTGGTCCTCAAGATGCCCCAGAGCTACCAAGTGGCACCGTCGGGGGCCGATGTCTACCGCTGCTTTGTCCTCCCCACGGGCGTCACCGAGGACAAAGAGGTGGTCGCGGTGGAGTACCGGGCGGGCAACAAGGCGGTGGTCCACCACGTGATCGGCTACCTGGACACCCAGGGCCGGGCGCGCAAGATGGACGAGGCCGAGGCCGGGCCGGGCTACACCAGCTTCGGCGGCCCGGGCTTCTTCCCCGACGGCGAGCTCGACGGCTGGGCGCCGGGCAAGCTCCCGTACTTCCTCCCCGACGGGATCGCGCGGCCCTTGCCCAAGGGGAGCGACCTGGTGATGCAGGTCCACTACCACTCCAATGGCAAGCCTGAGGAGGACATCACCCAGGTCGGAATCTACTTCGCCAAGAAGCCCATCACCAAGCACCTGGGGATTCTCCCGCTGATCGCCCCGCTCAACATTCCCGCCGGTGAGGCCAGCTACAACACCGCCATGACCTTCCCCCTGCCCTTCGATGCCAAGGCGGTCTTTGTGATCCCGCACATGCACCTGCTGGGCCGCGAGATCGGGGTAGAGGCCAAGCTCCCCGATGGCACGAAGAAGCCCCTCATCCAGATCAACGACTGGGACTTCAACTGGCAGGACTCCTACAACTACAAGGACTTTGTCGCGCTGCCCAAGGGAACCCAGCTGACCCTCAAGGCACGCTACGACAACTCCGCAGCCAACCCGCGCCAGCCCAACAACCCGCCCAAGAGTGTCGCTTGGGGGGAGGCCACCACCGACGAGATGTGTATCGCCTTTATCGGCTATATCGCCGACAATGAGGACGATCCCATGGCGAAGCTCTTCAACAGTGTCCGCAAGAGTGGGCAGACCGAAAAAATCCTACGCCAGCTCACGGAAAAGCGCTAG
- a CDS encoding acyltransferase yields the protein MSFVRRLAYEGVLYWANRVIAKTPSHALRLAFYRTILGIKIGKGAYILMDAWFDTKGGIEIGAHSVINQKCRLDGRGGITMGSNVSLSAEVTILTADHDIQSPSFAGREKPVVIGDRVFVGTRAMILPGVTLGEGAVVAAGALVTKDVAPYTIVAGVPAKPIGERSRDLTYTLDYGRLLW from the coding sequence ATGAGCTTTGTCCGCCGCCTCGCCTACGAAGGCGTGCTCTACTGGGCCAACCGCGTGATCGCCAAGACACCGTCGCACGCCCTCCGCCTCGCCTTCTACCGCACTATCCTCGGAATCAAGATCGGCAAGGGGGCCTATATCCTAATGGACGCCTGGTTCGACACCAAGGGGGGGATCGAGATCGGGGCGCACTCGGTGATCAACCAGAAGTGCCGCTTGGATGGCCGCGGCGGAATCACGATGGGGAGCAATGTCTCCCTCTCCGCCGAGGTGACGATCCTCACGGCCGACCACGATATCCAGAGCCCGAGCTTCGCGGGCCGCGAGAAGCCCGTGGTGATCGGCGACCGGGTATTTGTGGGAACACGGGCCATGATCCTCCCCGGGGTCACGCTGGGCGAGGGGGCGGTGGTAGCCGCAGGGGCGCTGGTCACCAAAGATGTCGCCCCCTACACGATTGTCGCCGGGGTTCCCGCCAAGCCGATCGGGGAGCGCTCGCGGGACCTGACCTACACCCTGGACTACGGGCGCTTGCTCTGGTAG
- a CDS encoding GntR family transcriptional regulator: MPLNESAPLYLKIYKELRTELERGLLAPQSRIPTERELAVRFSTTRITVAKALARLTQEGFLERRTGAGTFVREWHIEQTPPSTSLVEQVAVLSGYTRNRDTALLVSGIAEAFGDDGSGRFALYDSRDELDQEAECLRRIHTQVLQGKIRGLIALPAGQNENRDAYAALVAAGCKLVFVDRYLTGIASDRVTSANESATAQAIAELVALGHRRIAFLCSYPLPNAVIRDRQTGYERGLREAGLEIRPEWIRRAEWARKSGQERPACPLDDCNAILQSWLSEPEPPTAIFCANDRALQSALLTLRQRGVRVGPDLALVGFLNRSDWVAHVQEPFLGIRQWHEELGKQAAQLLHERLVASTPSAPSRSITIGVDFVYHPSADGWRTP, from the coding sequence ATTCCCCTGAACGAGTCCGCGCCCCTATATCTAAAGATCTACAAAGAGCTTCGTACGGAGCTGGAGAGGGGGCTACTCGCGCCCCAGAGCCGAATTCCGACCGAGCGCGAGCTGGCGGTGCGCTTCTCCACGACCCGCATCACGGTCGCCAAGGCGCTGGCACGGCTCACCCAGGAAGGGTTTCTGGAGCGCCGGACGGGGGCGGGGACCTTTGTACGGGAGTGGCACATAGAACAGACTCCCCCCTCTACGTCGCTGGTTGAGCAGGTGGCGGTGCTGAGTGGCTACACGCGAAACCGGGACACGGCGCTACTGGTGAGCGGGATCGCGGAGGCGTTTGGCGACGATGGCAGTGGCCGCTTTGCCCTCTACGATAGCCGCGATGAGCTGGACCAGGAGGCAGAGTGCCTGCGCCGGATTCACACCCAGGTGCTGCAAGGGAAGATTCGGGGGCTGATCGCTCTGCCGGCCGGCCAGAATGAGAACCGGGATGCCTATGCGGCACTGGTTGCGGCGGGCTGCAAGCTTGTCTTTGTGGATCGGTACCTGACCGGGATTGCGTCGGATCGGGTGACCTCGGCCAACGAGAGCGCTACGGCGCAGGCTATCGCGGAGCTGGTCGCGCTGGGGCACCGGCGGATCGCGTTTCTCTGCTCCTACCCCTTGCCCAATGCCGTGATCCGTGACCGCCAGACAGGCTACGAGCGCGGCTTGCGCGAGGCTGGTCTAGAGATTCGCCCGGAGTGGATACGCCGTGCGGAGTGGGCACGCAAGAGTGGGCAGGAGCGCCCGGCGTGCCCCCTCGACGACTGCAACGCGATCCTCCAGAGCTGGCTCTCCGAGCCGGAGCCACCCACCGCGATCTTCTGCGCCAACGACCGTGCGCTCCAGTCTGCACTGCTGACCCTGCGGCAGCGTGGGGTGCGGGTCGGCCCCGATCTCGCGCTGGTAGGGTTTCTCAACCGCTCGGACTGGGTTGCCCATGTCCAGGAGCCGTTTCTGGGAATCCGCCAGTGGCACGAGGAGCTGGGCAAGCAAGCCGCACAGCTTCTCCATGAGCGCCTCGTGGCAAGCACCCCCTCGGCTCCGTCGCGGAGCATCACGATCGGGGTAGATTTTGTCTACCATCCCAGCGCCGACGGCTGGCGCACTCCCTAA